The following coding sequences lie in one Flavobacterium sediminis genomic window:
- a CDS encoding pyridoxine 5'-phosphate synthase encodes MTKLSVNINKIATLRNSRGGNVPDLLQVAKDVQKFGAQGVTVHPRPDERHIRYQDARDLKDVVYTEYNIEGNPVAKFIDLVLEIKPTQVTLVPDADDAITSNAGWDTIKHKGFLVEVINEFKRNGIRTSVFVDPIEEMIEGAKATGTDRIELYTESYAHEYGLGNLKGIDPYVKAAIKANELDLGINAGHDLNLENTKFFKENIPGLLEVSIGHALISESIYLGLENVVNMYLQRLK; translated from the coding sequence ATGACAAAGTTATCAGTTAATATCAATAAAATAGCAACTTTAAGGAACTCAAGAGGGGGTAATGTGCCGGATTTGTTGCAGGTAGCGAAGGATGTGCAGAAGTTCGGAGCTCAGGGAGTAACGGTTCATCCAAGACCGGATGAGCGGCATATCAGATATCAGGATGCCCGGGACCTAAAAGATGTTGTATATACAGAGTATAATATTGAAGGCAATCCGGTAGCAAAATTTATAGATCTGGTTTTAGAAATAAAACCTACTCAGGTTACATTAGTTCCTGATGCAGACGATGCTATAACATCAAATGCGGGTTGGGATACGATTAAACACAAAGGCTTTTTGGTTGAAGTTATCAATGAGTTTAAGCGGAATGGAATACGGACGTCTGTTTTTGTAGATCCGATAGAGGAAATGATTGAAGGTGCTAAAGCAACCGGAACGGATAGAATTGAATTGTATACGGAAAGTTATGCGCATGAATACGGTTTAGGTAATTTAAAAGGGATCGATCCTTATGTGAAAGCGGCGATCAAGGCAAATGAGTTGGACTTAGGAATTAATGCCGGACATGATTTAAATTTGGAGAATACAAAGTTTTTTAAAGAAAATATTCCGGGATTGTTAGAGGTTTCTATTGGACACGCATTGATTTCCGAATCAATTTATTTAGGGTTAGAAAATGTAGTGAATATGTATTTACAACGATTAAAATAA
- a CDS encoding CBS domain-containing protein gives MNPLLEYLNNSIKPLKSSQSLKEAEELFYELSYSHFPVTENNIYIGVINRESAEIGSAETIISDKRYDFDRFYVRTNMNWLDVLEVFAKNETNLVPVLDEKNQYAGYYELEDVIRFLHETPFLKENGGILVVKKEANAFSMSQIAQIVESNNGKLLGLFVSKTDGHFVEITLKISQTGLNEIIQTFRRYEYEIISEHQEDSYLKNLKDRSDYLDKYLNI, from the coding sequence ATGAATCCACTCTTAGAATACCTTAACAACTCCATAAAACCCCTTAAAAGCTCTCAGTCATTAAAAGAAGCCGAAGAGTTATTTTATGAATTATCTTATTCCCACTTCCCGGTAACTGAGAACAACATATATATAGGAGTGATCAACAGAGAGAGTGCAGAGATAGGTTCAGCAGAAACTATTATTTCAGACAAACGATACGATTTCGATCGTTTTTATGTTCGCACTAATATGAACTGGTTGGACGTATTAGAAGTTTTTGCTAAAAACGAAACCAATTTAGTACCGGTTTTAGATGAAAAGAACCAATATGCCGGCTATTATGAATTAGAAGACGTTATTCGCTTTTTACACGAAACGCCTTTTCTTAAAGAGAACGGAGGAATTTTAGTTGTCAAAAAAGAAGCAAATGCTTTTTCAATGAGTCAAATTGCTCAAATTGTAGAAAGCAACAACGGTAAGCTTTTAGGCTTGTTCGTTTCTAAAACAGACGGACATTTTGTTGAAATTACACTAAAGATAAGCCAAACCGGATTAAATGAAATCATTCAAACCTTTAGAAGGTATGAGTATGAAATTATTTCGGAGCACCAAGAGGATTCTTATCTAAAAAACCTGAAAGATCGATCGGATTATTTAGACAAATACCTAAATATTTGA
- the porG gene encoding type IX secretion system protein PorG, with translation MKRLFFYILVVLGLNLSYSQINELGVFVGGVNYIGDVGPTDYISPNNPAIGLIYKWNRSPRHAFRFGFTTGKLESKDIDSDVPSRYLRGYSFENNVMEFSAGLEFNFFEFDLHESGFLMTPYVSSGINYFIYKELYILNDKSEVDYRDSTFAIPMVVGLKARLTESIILGFEVGARYTFTDNLDGSNPKNDNFETLRFGNLNSNDWYVFTGFTLTYTFGQNPCFCVE, from the coding sequence ATGAAGCGCTTATTTTTTTACATATTAGTAGTATTAGGATTAAACCTATCATATAGTCAGATCAATGAATTAGGAGTATTTGTTGGTGGTGTTAACTATATAGGTGATGTAGGTCCTACAGATTATATTTCCCCTAACAATCCGGCCATTGGTTTAATTTACAAATGGAATAGAAGTCCCAGACATGCTTTCCGATTTGGTTTTACCACCGGTAAACTTGAATCTAAAGACATTGACAGCGATGTTCCGAGCCGCTATCTGAGAGGTTACAGTTTTGAGAACAACGTTATGGAATTCTCTGCGGGACTGGAATTTAATTTTTTCGAGTTTGACTTACACGAATCGGGTTTCTTAATGACACCTTATGTTTCATCCGGAATTAATTATTTTATTTACAAAGAATTATATATTTTAAACGATAAAAGCGAAGTAGACTATAGAGACAGTACTTTTGCTATACCAATGGTTGTAGGGCTCAAAGCTCGTTTAACAGAAAGTATCATTTTAGGTTTTGAAGTAGGAGCTCGTTATACTTTCACTGATAACTTAGACGGTAGTAACCCTAAAAATGACAATTTTGAAACGTTGCGTTTCGGTAATTTAAACAGTAATGACTGGTATGTCTTTACAGGTTTTACCTTAACCTATACCTTTGGTCAGAATCCTTGTTTTTGTGTAGAATAA
- a CDS encoding OmpP1/FadL family transporter has translation MRKLLSLALLALAGTSVYAGGYRVAMQGQKQLAMGHTGVAVVNSAEVSFFNPAGMAYLENKFNLSVGANALVAKTKFQNSTYNWTASTTNVGTPLEVYATYRLNDWLTAGLSVYTPYGSAVEWDQGWEGAHLVNNIDLQAIFVQPSISVRLGEHFSVGGGPIYAIGKVTFNRDVTMNQAFQSADGTGTNLTIEDSGITAWGYTLGFMFNPTDKMRLGMNYRSEITMEARGGDANFYNVPDFATNDPSFQNTTFNADLPLPAELTVGFSYEVTDKWLVAFDYNYTLWDTYKALDVKFANGSESLNPRNYKNSSTFRIGTQYEANDKFTFRAGWYHDQSPVQDGYFAPETPRNDSMGFTGGLTYQLNQKFGVDFSFLYLHFDQIDNSYDYSTDPISGQPNPSFGGTYKSVVFSPGLGVTYSF, from the coding sequence ATGAGAAAATTACTTTCTTTAGCGCTTTTAGCACTGGCTGGTACTTCTGTTTATGCAGGAGGATATAGAGTAGCGATGCAAGGGCAAAAGCAGTTGGCTATGGGGCATACAGGTGTTGCTGTAGTTAATAGTGCAGAGGTTTCATTTTTTAATCCTGCGGGGATGGCTTATTTGGAAAATAAGTTTAATTTATCTGTAGGAGCTAACGCTTTGGTTGCTAAAACTAAGTTTCAAAATTCTACCTATAATTGGACTGCGTCAACGACAAATGTAGGAACGCCATTAGAAGTTTATGCCACGTATCGTTTGAATGATTGGTTAACAGCAGGTTTGTCTGTATATACACCTTATGGTAGTGCAGTAGAATGGGATCAAGGATGGGAAGGTGCGCACCTCGTAAATAATATTGATCTGCAAGCTATTTTTGTTCAGCCTTCAATTTCAGTTCGTCTTGGAGAGCACTTTAGCGTTGGTGGTGGGCCAATCTATGCTATAGGGAAGGTTACTTTCAATAGAGATGTTACGATGAATCAGGCTTTTCAGTCTGCTGATGGAACAGGAACTAATTTAACAATTGAAGATTCAGGAATCACAGCTTGGGGATATACATTAGGTTTCATGTTTAATCCAACCGATAAAATGCGTTTAGGGATGAATTATCGTTCTGAAATTACGATGGAAGCTCGTGGAGGAGATGCTAATTTCTATAATGTGCCTGATTTTGCTACTAATGACCCTAGTTTTCAAAATACTACTTTTAATGCAGACCTTCCGTTACCGGCTGAGTTAACAGTAGGGTTCTCTTATGAAGTTACTGATAAATGGTTGGTGGCTTTTGACTACAACTATACTTTATGGGATACTTATAAAGCTTTAGATGTTAAATTTGCTAACGGAAGTGAGTCTTTAAATCCTAGAAATTATAAAAATTCAAGTACATTCAGAATCGGTACTCAATACGAGGCAAATGATAAATTTACATTCAGAGCCGGATGGTATCATGATCAAAGTCCTGTACAAGACGGGTACTTTGCTCCTGAAACACCTAGAAATGATTCTATGGGCTTTACAGGAGGTCTGACTTATCAATTGAACCAAAAATTCGGAGTTGATTTCTCATTCTTGTACTTACATTTCGATCAAATTGATAATTCATACGATTATTCAACAGATCCGATCTCAGGACAACCTAATCCGTCTTTCGGAGGTACTTATAAATCAGTGGTGTTTTCTCCTGGTTTAGGTGTAACTTATAGTTTCTAA
- a CDS encoding OmpH family outer membrane protein: protein MKKILFILLSITATFAFSQTRGIRIGYIDMEYILEKVPSYAEANNQLELKAQKWKQEIEIKKNEITKLKEALKVEKPLLTKELIEEREEEISFLEKELLDFQEKKFGAQGDLIVQKSTIVKPIQDQVFTAIQDIAEKKKYDFIFDRSSDLTMLFAKQQHDISDLVIRTILRSEKREELTKKQLKAQEAQEAKEDMLDENPDLAERQKKLDEKKAAREKMLEERRLAREKLIEERKQAAADKRKKLEEEKENKKSGTEIENENIEESAGDQKITDDTSSEDKSEAEISAEEKRAQIQEERKRKLEERKKAIEEKKQKAIEAREAAKKAKEENNNNSEENENQ, encoded by the coding sequence ATGAAAAAAATACTTTTTATTCTTCTGTCAATTACTGCTACTTTTGCTTTTTCTCAAACCAGAGGCATTAGGATTGGCTACATAGATATGGAATATATTTTAGAAAAAGTTCCATCTTATGCAGAAGCCAATAACCAACTGGAATTAAAAGCACAAAAGTGGAAGCAAGAAATTGAAATTAAAAAGAATGAGATCACAAAATTAAAAGAGGCTTTAAAAGTTGAAAAACCGCTTTTAACAAAAGAATTAATAGAAGAACGAGAAGAAGAAATTAGTTTTTTAGAAAAAGAACTTTTAGATTTTCAAGAAAAAAAATTCGGAGCTCAAGGTGATCTAATAGTTCAGAAGTCAACTATAGTTAAGCCTATTCAGGATCAAGTATTCACAGCTATTCAAGATATTGCCGAAAAGAAAAAATATGATTTTATCTTTGACAGATCTTCAGATTTAACAATGTTATTTGCCAAACAGCAACATGACATAAGTGATTTAGTTATCCGAACTATTCTTAGATCTGAAAAAAGAGAAGAATTGACTAAAAAGCAACTTAAGGCACAAGAAGCACAGGAAGCTAAAGAGGACATGTTAGACGAAAATCCTGATTTAGCAGAAAGACAGAAAAAGTTAGACGAAAAAAAGGCTGCTCGTGAAAAAATGCTCGAAGAAAGAAGGTTAGCAAGAGAAAAACTGATCGAAGAACGCAAACAAGCTGCTGCTGACAAACGCAAAAAACTGGAAGAAGAAAAAGAAAATAAAAAAAGTGGCACAGAAATTGAAAATGAAAATATAGAAGAAAGTGCCGGTGATCAAAAAATAACAGATGACACGTCTTCAGAAGATAAATCAGAAGCTGAAATCTCAGCTGAAGAAAAAAGAGCTCAAATACAAGAAGAACGTAAAAGAAAATTAGAAGAACGTAAAAAAGCAATAGAAGAAAAGAAACAAAAGGCTATTGAGGCCAGAGAGGCTGCAAAAAAAGCGAAAGAAGAAAACAACAATAACTCGGAAGAAAACGAAAATCAATAA
- the bamA gene encoding outer membrane protein assembly factor BamA, which yields MKPSLAIKNEKEDLEKQVNKFHNNKMFKKRIKLLFTFIVLGNFGALVAQETKLESGKEYILADVEVSGKSQYSEQTVVTFTGLEKGQKIMVPGEDISTAIKKLWKLGLFNDVAFYINKVEGDSIYLDLHLNELPKLSDVKIQGVKKGKAEELIKDTDLKKGKIVNENLLTTTKNYIENKYKKDGYYNAKVNINTIQDTIDSQVKMVVGIDKGDKVKVKSIDFSGNNEISDRKLRRAFKNTKQKNPIRIFKRSKYIKDKYKEDLVSVIDKYKENGFRDARVVSDTVSYNKEKDMIAIKVNLEEGKKYYFGNIRYIGNTVYTENQLNRILGIKKGDVYNGVLLQKRIADQSKPDGEDLTNLYQNNGYLFSSINPVEVKTYNDTIDFEIRITEGPIAYFNKITVVGNDKTNDRVIYRELRTKPGEKYSKELLIRSIREIGQLGFFDAEAIKPEFKNVDPQAGTVDIEYSVVEKGSSQVELQGGYGSGSFIGTLGLSFNNFSMRNIFKKDAYKPLPMGDGQKLALRLQGSSYFRTYSLSFSEPWLGGKKPINFSTSISHSRQYSYNYSTSNVDKSQSFSITSLTVGLAKRLKVPDDYFVLSQSVSFQYYALSNYYTGLFTFGDGSSRNLTYTVALSRNSKGFNPIYPTYGSEFTISGKFTPPYSLFNGVDYANLGDKEENKQRNTGDSYFNDNGNWVPSGSYLDSNGDAVATYQQAATDQGKVDQIKFNWLEYYKIKVKADLYTTIYDKLVLRTLGEFGFMGAYNQDRGLVPFERFYLGGDGMANYSLDGRENIQLRGYQNNSLSPINSSGSQIGATVYNKFSMELRYPITLSGAASIYGLTFLEAGAAFADFSSYNPFTVQRSAGFGLRVFMPAFGLLGIDFGHGFDAVPGSTTKSGWQTHFIIGQQF from the coding sequence ATGAAGCCATCATTAGCTATCAAAAACGAGAAAGAAGATTTGGAAAAACAAGTGAACAAATTTCATAATAACAAAATGTTTAAAAAGAGGATAAAATTACTATTTACCTTTATCGTTTTAGGAAATTTCGGTGCCTTAGTGGCTCAGGAAACAAAATTAGAAAGCGGAAAAGAATATATTTTAGCGGATGTTGAAGTAAGCGGTAAAAGTCAATATAGTGAGCAAACCGTTGTGACTTTCACCGGATTGGAAAAAGGGCAAAAAATCATGGTTCCGGGAGAAGACATCAGTACTGCTATTAAGAAATTATGGAAACTTGGTCTTTTCAATGATGTTGCATTCTATATCAATAAAGTTGAAGGCGACAGCATTTATCTTGACCTTCACCTAAATGAACTTCCGAAACTTTCGGATGTAAAAATCCAAGGAGTAAAGAAAGGAAAAGCTGAAGAACTTATCAAAGATACCGATCTTAAGAAAGGAAAGATCGTTAACGAAAATTTGTTGACTACAACAAAGAACTATATCGAAAACAAATACAAAAAAGACGGATATTACAACGCTAAAGTTAACATTAACACTATTCAGGACACCATAGATTCGCAAGTGAAAATGGTTGTTGGTATTGATAAAGGCGATAAAGTAAAAGTAAAATCTATTGATTTCAGCGGGAACAATGAAATATCTGACCGAAAACTAAGAAGAGCTTTTAAAAATACAAAGCAAAAAAATCCGATACGTATCTTTAAACGATCTAAATATATTAAAGACAAATACAAAGAGGATTTGGTTTCTGTTATTGATAAATACAAAGAAAACGGATTCCGCGATGCCAGAGTTGTTTCAGACACTGTCTCTTACAACAAAGAGAAAGACATGATCGCTATCAAGGTAAATTTAGAAGAAGGAAAAAAATATTATTTCGGTAACATTCGCTACATCGGAAACACTGTTTATACGGAAAATCAATTGAATCGTATTTTAGGTATCAAAAAAGGAGATGTGTATAATGGTGTTTTACTTCAGAAACGTATTGCCGACCAATCTAAACCAGATGGCGAGGACTTAACAAACCTTTACCAAAATAACGGTTATTTGTTCTCAAGCATCAATCCGGTTGAAGTAAAAACATACAATGACACCATCGATTTTGAAATCAGAATTACGGAAGGTCCTATTGCTTACTTCAATAAAATCACCGTTGTAGGTAATGACAAGACTAATGATCGTGTGATCTATCGTGAACTTAGAACAAAACCGGGAGAAAAATACAGCAAAGAATTATTGATACGCTCTATTCGTGAGATCGGACAATTAGGTTTCTTCGATGCTGAAGCCATTAAACCTGAATTTAAAAACGTAGACCCTCAAGCGGGTACGGTAGATATTGAATATAGTGTTGTAGAAAAAGGATCAAGCCAGGTTGAATTACAAGGGGGTTATGGTAGTGGTAGTTTTATAGGTACTTTAGGGCTTTCATTCAACAACTTCTCTATGCGAAACATCTTTAAAAAAGACGCTTACAAACCACTTCCTATGGGAGACGGACAAAAGTTAGCTTTGCGTTTACAAGGAAGTTCCTATTTCAGAACGTATAGTTTATCTTTCTCAGAACCATGGTTAGGAGGAAAAAAACCAATTAACTTTTCGACCTCTATTTCTCACAGTAGACAATACTCTTATAACTATTCTACAAGTAACGTTGATAAAAGTCAAAGCTTTAGTATCACTTCATTAACGGTTGGTTTAGCTAAAAGATTGAAAGTACCGGATGATTACTTTGTGTTATCTCAAAGTGTTTCTTTCCAATATTATGCCTTGAGCAATTATTACACCGGATTATTTACTTTCGGAGACGGTTCATCAAGAAACTTAACATATACTGTTGCCCTATCGCGTAACAGTAAAGGATTTAACCCTATCTACCCGACTTACGGTTCTGAATTTACAATCAGTGGTAAATTTACACCACCTTATTCATTATTCAACGGTGTAGATTATGCTAACCTTGGCGACAAAGAAGAGAACAAACAAAGAAATACAGGTGATAGTTATTTTAACGATAACGGTAACTGGGTTCCTTCCGGATCTTATCTTGATTCAAACGGTGATGCCGTAGCAACATATCAACAGGCTGCAACCGATCAGGGAAAAGTAGATCAGATAAAATTCAACTGGTTAGAATACTATAAAATCAAAGTGAAAGCGGATCTATATACTACAATATACGACAAGTTAGTTTTAAGAACTCTCGGTGAATTCGGATTTATGGGTGCCTATAATCAAGACAGAGGCTTGGTTCCTTTTGAGCGTTTTTACTTAGGTGGTGACGGTATGGCAAACTACTCCCTTGACGGTAGAGAAAACATTCAGTTACGAGGTTATCAAAACAACTCTCTTTCGCCTATAAACAGTAGTGGAAGTCAGATTGGGGCAACTGTTTACAACAAGTTCTCCATGGAATTGCGTTATCCGATCACTTTGAGTGGAGCGGCTTCAATTTATGGTCTGACCTTCTTAGAAGCCGGTGCTGCATTTGCTGACTTCAGCTCATACAATCCTTTCACAGTACAACGTTCAGCTGGATTCGGATTACGTGTATTCATGCCGGCATTCGGTCTATTAGGAATTGACTTCGGACACGGATTTGATGCTGTACCGGGATCAACAACTAAAAGTGGTTGGCAAACACACTTTATTATTGGACAACAATTTTAA
- a CDS encoding isoprenyl transferase, which produces MSLLEQIDTNNLPKHLAIIMDGNGRWAKQRGLLRTLGHESGTKSVRTTVETCAKLGIENLTLYAFSTENWNRPKFEVDTLMKLLISSLKKELKTLSKNNVRLNAIGNLTNLPTKVQTELQEVIAKTADNSRLTLTLALSYGSREELVQAVKKISDKVKNNIISSDAIDETIINQHLYTHNLPDVDLVIRTSGEHRISNFLLWQIAYAEFYFTNVLWPDFKEENLYEAIISYQKRERRFGKTSEQIS; this is translated from the coding sequence ATGAGTTTATTAGAACAAATAGATACAAACAATTTACCCAAGCACCTGGCCATCATCATGGACGGTAACGGGCGCTGGGCAAAACAAAGAGGACTTCTGAGAACTTTAGGGCACGAAAGCGGCACTAAATCGGTAAGAACAACTGTTGAGACTTGCGCTAAACTGGGGATCGAAAACCTTACATTATATGCTTTCTCTACTGAAAACTGGAACAGACCCAAATTTGAAGTAGATACATTAATGAAGCTTTTAATCTCTTCTCTTAAAAAAGAATTAAAAACTTTATCAAAAAACAACGTCAGGTTAAATGCTATAGGAAATTTAACAAATTTACCAACAAAAGTTCAAACCGAACTACAGGAGGTTATTGCTAAAACTGCTGATAATTCAAGACTTACCTTAACTTTAGCTTTAAGCTATGGCTCCAGAGAAGAACTTGTTCAGGCTGTTAAAAAAATTAGTGATAAAGTTAAAAATAATATAATTTCTTCTGACGCTATTGACGAAACAATTATTAATCAGCATCTTTACACGCATAATTTGCCAGATGTAGACTTAGTAATAAGAACCAGTGGCGAACACAGAATCAGTAATTTTTTACTTTGGCAGATTGCATACGCTGAATTTTATTTCACGAATGTTTTATGGCCCGATTTTAAAGAAGAAAATTTATATGAAGCCATCATTAGCTATCAAAAACGAGAAAGAAGATTTGGAAAAACAAGTGAACAAATTTCATAA
- a CDS encoding OmpH family outer membrane protein translates to MKQIKTLIIALVLFVGTQVSAQSKLAHINVQDLMENMPEMKAAKAQLEKIQEQYDKEYKTMVQEYQTKLQKYEQEAPTAGEALNETRSKEMQDMGARIQQYQQTAGKDLQQKELDLYKPILEKAQAAIQKVAKSKGFEYVLDSTTGSGVLVANGTDLLPEVKKELGF, encoded by the coding sequence ATGAAACAAATTAAAACTTTAATTATTGCATTAGTATTATTTGTAGGTACTCAAGTATCAGCACAATCAAAATTAGCTCATATCAATGTGCAGGATTTGATGGAGAATATGCCGGAAATGAAAGCTGCTAAAGCTCAATTAGAAAAAATCCAAGAGCAATATGACAAAGAATACAAAACTATGGTACAAGAATACCAAACTAAATTACAAAAATACGAACAGGAAGCGCCTACTGCCGGAGAAGCTTTGAATGAAACCCGTTCAAAAGAAATGCAGGATATGGGAGCTCGCATCCAACAATACCAACAAACTGCTGGTAAAGATCTACAACAAAAAGAGTTAGACTTATACAAACCTATCTTAGAAAAAGCTCAGGCTGCAATTCAGAAAGTGGCTAAATCTAAAGGTTTTGAATATGTTCTTGATTCAACAACCGGTAGTGGTGTATTAGTAGCAAACGGTACTGATTTACTTCCTGAAGTGAAAAAAGAACTAGGTTTTTAA
- a CDS encoding NAD kinase, with translation MKIAIYGQYYQNNTEEIVSKVITILKKNDFEVFIEKTFAENLSTISTKEYKTFSCHEELDESTAFLISIGGDGTILRAVTYIRNKNIPIVGINSGRLGFLATVQIENIELFINKMIQGNYTISQRTLLSLSSKPINHDLDDLNFALNEVSVSRKDTTSMITIETYLDNEYLTSYWADGLIISTPTGSTGYSLSCGGPILTPEVKSLVINPIAPHNLNARPLVIPDNTEIKLKVSGRENEYLVSLDSRITSVNNETVLYVKKSDFSIQLVEFPEEGFLKTIRKKLLWGEDRRN, from the coding sequence ATGAAAATCGCGATTTACGGTCAATATTACCAGAACAACACAGAGGAAATTGTCTCCAAAGTCATTACTATTCTTAAAAAGAATGATTTTGAAGTATTCATAGAAAAAACATTTGCTGAAAATCTTTCAACTATCTCTACCAAAGAGTATAAAACATTTTCATGTCACGAAGAATTAGATGAAAGCACGGCTTTCCTAATCAGTATAGGAGGCGATGGCACTATTCTCAGAGCAGTGACCTATATTCGTAACAAAAACATTCCGATCGTCGGGATCAATTCCGGAAGGTTAGGTTTTTTAGCTACTGTTCAGATAGAAAACATAGAACTTTTCATCAATAAAATGATTCAAGGGAATTATACCATATCCCAAAGAACACTTTTAAGTTTAAGTTCAAAACCTATCAATCATGATTTAGACGATCTGAACTTTGCTTTGAACGAAGTTAGTGTTTCCAGAAAAGATACCACTTCCATGATTACTATTGAAACGTATCTGGATAACGAATACCTTACCTCTTATTGGGCTGACGGCCTGATCATCTCTACTCCTACAGGTTCAACCGGCTATTCTCTAAGTTGTGGCGGCCCGATTTTAACCCCTGAAGTCAAAAGTCTCGTAATAAACCCCATAGCACCACACAACCTGAATGCCAGACCATTAGTAATTCCAGATAATACTGAAATCAAACTAAAAGTATCCGGAAGGGAAAATGAGTATTTAGTTTCATTAGACTCCCGCATTACTTCTGTAAATAACGAGACCGTTCTTTACGTTAAAAAATCTGATTTTTCGATACAATTAGTTGAATTTCCAGAGGAAGGTTTTCTTAAAACCATAAGAAAAAAACTGTTGTGGGGAGAAGACCGAAGAAATTAG
- a CDS encoding alpha/beta fold hydrolase, translating into MLYSKIEGSGKPFLILHGFLGMSDNWKTLGLKFSELGYQVHLLDMRNHGRSFHSEVFDYEVMAQDVLEYCRFHQLDSIVLLGHSMGGKIAMQLACKNPDLVEKLIIADIGPKYYPPHHQQILAALNAVDFSLKPSRQEVDNILSQYINDFGTKQFLLKSLYWKEPGQLAFRFNLEVFNKKIENIGQGLPTTLHFARPCLFVRGSVSNYILDSDVERIKEQFPLMQLKTIEGAGHWLHAENPELFYDFVFEYLEK; encoded by the coding sequence ATGTTGTATTCAAAAATAGAAGGAAGCGGGAAGCCTTTCTTAATCCTTCACGGTTTTTTAGGAATGTCTGACAATTGGAAAACGTTAGGACTTAAATTTTCCGAATTAGGATATCAGGTACATTTGCTTGATATGCGCAACCATGGTAGAAGTTTTCACTCAGAAGTGTTTGATTATGAGGTTATGGCTCAGGATGTGTTGGAATATTGTCGTTTCCATCAACTTGATAGTATAGTGTTGTTAGGTCATTCTATGGGAGGTAAAATTGCCATGCAACTGGCTTGTAAAAACCCGGATCTAGTTGAGAAATTGATAATAGCAGATATCGGACCTAAATATTATCCGCCACATCATCAACAAATATTAGCAGCGCTTAATGCTGTGGATTTCAGTTTAAAACCATCGCGTCAGGAGGTAGATAATATTTTATCCCAATATATCAATGATTTCGGGACGAAGCAGTTTTTACTAAAAAGTTTGTATTGGAAAGAGCCCGGGCAATTAGCCTTTAGATTTAATTTAGAGGTCTTTAATAAAAAAATAGAAAACATAGGGCAAGGACTTCCGACTACTTTACATTTTGCTAGACCTTGTTTGTTTGTAAGGGGGTCGGTTTCGAATTATATTTTAGATTCAGACGTAGAACGTATTAAAGAACAATTCCCATTGATGCAACTAAAAACAATTGAAGGTGCAGGGCATTGGCTACATGCGGAAAATCCGGAATTGTTTTATGACTTTGTTTTTGAGTATTTGGAAAAATAA